From the Candidatus Magasanikbacteria bacterium RIFOXYB2_FULL_38_10 genome, one window contains:
- a CDS encoding RIP metalloprotease RseP, translated as MLFLLFADKILRTLKFNLPLKAKKDTLAIMLLTLLAFVFVLAILVLAHEFGHFVVARKNGIKVDEFGFGFPPRFIGIQRVVVGVEEDIREKIVIEAEKEVDNISLTIKPKTKWKIVWGNKEGLPGNSSTIYSLNWIPLGGFVKIKGEDGEESTDPDSFINKKIWQRTFVLCAGVLMNIVLAAVLLGVGYMIGLPQSVDNLGYGAKVSDAKIEIMSVLSGFPAKDAGLQAGDEIAGLDSLSNLKVADLQNYLSQKEGQKVFFTIKRNNEMFQKEIIPAKLKETSRGGIGVVLLETAVVSYPWYLAIWHGFIDSVFFAWEVVKAFALLIANIFRGAAGVTENLAGPVGIAVLTGKAAKLGLGYLLQFMALLSINLAVLNILPFPALDGGRVLFLLIEKVRGRPVARKMENAFHTLGFAVLMLLVLFVTIKDVGNFKWIFVNLWHKIF; from the coding sequence TTGCTTTTTTTGTTATTTGCTGATAAAATATTAAGAACTTTAAAATTTAATTTGCCTTTAAAGGCAAAGAAAGATACTCTTGCAATTATGCTTTTAACTTTGCTGGCTTTTGTTTTTGTCTTGGCAATTTTGGTTTTGGCTCATGAATTTGGGCATTTTGTCGTGGCCAGAAAAAACGGCATCAAAGTTGATGAATTTGGTTTTGGTTTTCCGCCACGTTTTATTGGTATCCAAAGAGTGGTAGTTGGAGTGGAGGAGGATATAAGGGAAAAAATAGTTATAGAAGCGGAAAAAGAAGTGGACAATATTTCCTTAACTATCAAACCTAAAACCAAATGGAAAATAGTTTGGGGCAATAAAGAAGGTCTGCCCGGCAACTCTTCCACCATCTATTCTTTAAATTGGATTCCGCTTGGAGGTTTTGTCAAAATTAAAGGTGAAGACGGAGAAGAGTCAACCGATCCGGATAGTTTTATCAATAAAAAAATTTGGCAAAGAACCTTTGTTTTGTGTGCCGGAGTTTTAATGAACATTGTTTTAGCCGCAGTTCTTTTGGGTGTTGGCTATATGATTGGCCTGCCCCAGTCCGTAGATAATTTGGGTTATGGAGCTAAAGTTAGTGATGCCAAAATAGAAATTATGTCCGTTTTGTCCGGCTTTCCGGCTAAGGACGCGGGTTTGCAAGCAGGGGACGAGATTGCCGGATTGGATTCTTTATCTAATTTAAAAGTGGCTGATTTACAAAATTATTTGTCTCAAAAAGAAGGCCAAAAAGTTTTTTTTACCATCAAAAGAAATAATGAAATGTTTCAAAAAGAAATTATTCCAGCCAAACTTAAAGAAACCAGCCGTGGCGGAATTGGCGTAGTACTTTTGGAAACAGCCGTGGTCTCTTATCCTTGGTATTTGGCTATTTGGCATGGGTTTATTGATTCCGTATTTTTTGCTTGGGAAGTTGTTAAGGCCTTTGCCCTTTTAATCGCTAATATTTTTAGAGGCGCCGCCGGAGTAACGGAAAATTTAGCCGGACCGGTGGGAATTGCGGTGTTAACAGGTAAGGCCGCCAAATTGGGCCTGGGTTATCTTTTGCAATTTATGGCTTTACTTTCTATTAATCTGGCTGTCTTAAATATTTTGCCATTCCCCGCCTTAGATGGTGGACGTGTCTTGTTTTTACTCATAGAAAAAGTACGTGGTCGACCGGTGGCCAGAAAAATGGAAAATGCTTTTCATACTCTGGGTTTTGCTGTTCTAATGCTTTTAGTTTTATTTGTCACAATTAAAGACGTGGGAAATTTTAAATGGATTTTTGTTAATTTGTGGCACAAAATTTTTTAG